The Streptococcus downei MFe28 DNA window CTGTCAAATTCCGCTGATGAACAGTCTGCCCTTTTATCATTGTCGCTTGGCCATGATTGGGTTGGTCTTCTTACCCGACCGCTGGCCCTTTAAGCAGTATGTCGCCATCATGGGTTTTAGTGGAGCCTTTTTTGCCCTGGGCTATCCTGTTATGGATCCATACGCCTTTTCCCACATCACAGGCCTGTCTTTCTTAGTAGGGCATTTCGCCCTCTTGGTGAACAGCCTGGTTTACTTACTCAACCACTTCCAAAAGGACCATCTCAGTTTGCTCAAGATTATCAGCTACACCTTTATTCTCGACCTCTTTATGCTTGGGGTCAATCATCTGACAGGTGGAAATTACGGTATTTTGCGAGAAACGCCCTTTATTGATAATAGCAATGTCTGGTTTAATTATTTGGTTGTCTCTAGTGTTCTGAGTCTAGCCTTGGTTCTGACGGAACTGGGCTTTAGGCGGTTGAAGAGAGCTTAGAGCTCTTTTTTCTTATCCGCGAAAACGCCTTATTTATGCTATAATATAGAGGACTGTAATTCGACTTAGCTAGGTCAGTCATAGAAATTGATCAGCTAAGGACCGTTGGGAATGGCTTTAGAAAACTAAACAGGCCTGTCAGTAGGGTCGGCTTGCGGCCTCGCTATTTGCTAGGCGGATTAGCTTTGATTTTTCTAGAGTGAAACATAAGATGACAGCTTGGTCATCACGAAACTAAATACTATAAAGGAGTTTGTCACCATGAGTGATATTAAAATTATTGCCCTGGGTGGGGTACGTGAAAACGGGAAAAACCTCTACCTGGCGGAAATTAACGAGTCCATCTTTGTTTTGGATGCTGGGCTTAAGTACCCTGAAAATGAGCAGCTGGGGGTTGATGTGGTCATCCCTAATATGGACTATCTGATTGAAAATCGAGACCGCGTTCAAGGGGTCTTTTTGACTCACGGTCACGCTGATGCTATCGGAGCCCTGCCCTACCTCTTGCAGGATGTGCGGGTGCCTGTCTTTGGTTCTGAATTGACCATTGAATTGGCCAAGTTGGTGGTTAAGAACAATTCTCAGGTCAAGAAATTCAACAACTTCCATGTGGTTGATGCCCAAACAGAGATTGAGTTTAAGGATGCAGTCGTTTCCTTCTTTAGCACGACCCACTCCATTCCAGAAAGTCTGGGAATCGTCTTGGGAACTGACCAAGGAAATATTGTTTACACAGGGGACTTTAAGTTTGACCAGGCGGCTAGCTTAGGTTATCAGACGGATTATGGCCGTCTGGCAGAAATTGGTCGCGATGGTGTCTTGGCGCTCCTGGCAGACTCAGCCAATGCTGACAGCAAGGTTCAGGTAGCCAGCGAAGCAGAAGTCGGCGAAGAAATGGATGATGTCATTTCTGATGCCCAAGGTCGTATTATTGTTGCGGCCGTAGCCAGCAACCTCTCTCGGATTCAACAGGTCTTTGATGCAGCTGCTAAGTATGGTCGTCGGGTCGTTCTGACGGGGTTTGATGTGGAAAATATTGTCCGCACTGCCATTCGTCTGAAAAAACTCAGTATTGCTGATGAAAAACTAATCGTTAAACCTAAAGATATGAACCGCTTTGAAGACCATGAGCTGATTATCTTGGAAGCTGGTCGGATGGGGGAACCCATTGAAGGGCTTCGCAAGATGGCTATCGGTCGTCACCGCTATGTGGAAATTAAAGACGGTGATTTGGTCTATATCGTAACGACTCCAAGCGTTGCCAAGGAAGCGGTTGTCGCTCGTGTGGAAAACATGATTTACAAGGCTAGCGGCTCGGTCAAATTGATTACCCAGAATCTACGGGTATCAGGGCATGCTAATGGGCGTGACTTGCAGCTCTTGATGAATATTCTAAGTCCCAAATACCTTTTCCCAATTCAAGGGGAATATCGGGAATTGCAGGCCCATGCTGATTTGGCTGAAGAAATTGGCATGCTACCAGAAAACATCTACATCATGAAGCGTGGGGATATTATGGTTCTTAGTGACCAGGGCTTCCTGCATGAAGGTGGGGTCCCAGCTAGTGATGTCATGATTGATGGTAATGCCATCGGTGATGTTGGCAATATCGTCCTGCGCGATCGTAAGATTCTCTCTGAAGATGGTATCTTCATTGTGGTCATTACGGTCAACAAGAAGAAGCGGACCATTGTTTCCAAGGCTAAGGTTCACACCCGTGGCTTCGTCTATGTTCGCAAGAGTCGGGATATTCTGCGTGAAAGTGCTGACTTGGTTAATAAGACCGTAGCGGACTATCTGGCAACGGAAGGCTTTGACTGGGGTGAATTAAAGGGCTCTGTTCGTGACGAATTGGGCAAGTTCCTTTTCGACCAAACCAAACGTCGGCCGGCCGTTTTGCCCGTCATCATGGAAGTGCGCTAAGCGCTTAGATATAGAACAGTTATGAAAGATAAGAGGAGAGCGGGGCGACAAAATCGATTTCTGAGAAATCACGATTTGTCCCGTTCTTCTCTTTCCTAAAGGAGATTGATTATGGCTTTTTTTCAAATTGAGTATCATTCAAAGGTTCTTGGTTTCGAGCGGCAGGCCAATGTTATCTACCCTGATAGTTTTGAGTTGACTCAGCCAGAAGCAGATAGTCAGGATATTCCTGTTCTCTACCTCCTGCATGGCATGGGAGGCAATCAAAATTCTTGGCAGAAGCGAACCAGTATTGAGCGCCTACTGCGCCACACTAATCTGATTGTGGTCATGCCTTCCAGCGACCTGGCTTGGTACACCAATACGAATTATGGCCTGAGGTACTTTGACGCCATTGCCAAAGAATTACCCCAAGTTATGCGACGCTTTTTTCCCAATATGACGACCAAACGGGAAAAAACCTACATTGCTGGACTTTCCATGGGAGGCTACGGCGCCTATAAAATTGCTCTCTTGACCAATCAATATGGCTATGCGGGCTCTTTCTCGGGGGCCCTCAAGCTGGATGTGGCTAATCTCAAGGACAATGTGGATGCCAATCTTGAGTATTGGCAGGGGGTCTTTGGAGATTTAGAGGCTGAGGATATTGATAAATATCAGCTGAGCTCTATGGTGGTCGAGCATGACAGGCAAACTAAATTCTTTGCCTGGTGTGGTCAGGAAGATTCTCTCTTTCCCCTCAATGAGGAGGCTATCGCCGACTTTAAAAAACAAGGTCTGGATGTGACCTACTCCAGTTCACCAGGTCGGCACGAGTGGTACTATTGGGAAAAACAATTAGAAGCCTTCTTGCGCTGGTTGCCCTTAGATTACCATGAAGAAGAACGCTTATCATAAGTTTGTCGGCCCCTTAACAAATCGGTGACAGCTAGCCTAAAACTTGTATTTTAAGAGCTGGCTTGCTATACTTGGAAACACTAAGATTTTTGATTAGGGGGGGGAGTGATTTTATGAGGTCTTTCTTTAAATTATTGTGGGCCATTCCTAAGGCTATCCTCAGCTTTGCCTGGCACTTTTTCTGGGGCTTTATCAGAACTCTGGCGGTTTTTGCCCTGATTATTTTTGCCCTAGCCTGGTATGCCAACCATAGTCAGTCCCCCCTTGCGCAAACGGTTCGGACGGGTCTGGCCAATGTGACCAGCCAATTTTCCCCTAAGGAAAATCTGCGACAAAATCTCAAAAAGTTGGTGACCGATGCCGCTTCTGACCACCAAGGACAAGGAGCGCGTTGGCAGACCAATTCGGCTACGGTTTATATCGCATCAACCGATTCGACCTTTGTTTCAGCTTATCAGGAGGCTATTACTGCTTGGAATAATACGGGTGCCTTTACCCTTAATCTAGTGTCAGATAAGGAGTCTGCCAATATTATATTGACCAATCAGTCCGACAATTCCAGTCAGGCAGCAGGTGAAACCAAGACAACGACCGATGCACTAACCAACCGTATCACCCATGCCGATGTCTACCTCAATTCCTACTACCTGCTCAACGATGCTTACGGCTACAGCCAGGAGCGGATTGTCAATACAGCTGAGCATGAGCTGGGTCATGCCATGGGACTAGATCACAATGATAGTCAGGCCTCGGTTATGCAGTCAGCTGGTTCTTATTACAGTATTCAAGCGACTGATATTGCCGCCCTGCAAAAACTTTATGCCAATTAGGGGATTTATGTTATCCATGCTAAAAAATTGGGCTCATCGCTATCCTGAGCAAGCCTTTCTCTTGATTTTTAATAGTGGGGTCTTTGTTTGGTTGCGTATGGCTGGTTCGGCTATTTCCAATAAATTGGCCCTAGGTTGGGATCATGCGGTCCATATTCCTAACTGGCTGATTAATCTGAGTCACAACAGCCTATCGGGACTTCAAGGTTTCTTTGGCCATACGGCTCTGACTTGGTTGATTATCTCCATGATTTTGACGCTAGTCCTGCGCTTTATCAAGGGACTGGTAAAATTTCTGCTCTTTCTAGTGATAGTGGGAGTGGGCATCTATCTGGTCTACCGCCATCAGACTATTTTGGGACAACTCCCAGGCTAATAGTTGTCAAAGCAACTCCGTCTGGGGTTGCTTTTTTTAATGACTAGCACTAGAAATTTTTGGGAGTATGGGCTATTTTTTCTTGACTAGGTGTTCAGCGAGCTATACCGAGCGGGGTGATTTTTGTTATAATGGTTCTATGATTATTTTACAGGGAAATAAAATTGAGCGCTCTTTTTCAGGAGATGTCCTCTTTGATAATATCAATATTCAGGTTGATGAGCGCGATCGGATTGCTCTCGTCGGTCGCAATGGAGCCGGCAAGTCAACCCTGCTGAAGATTCTAGTAGGAGAAGAAGCTCCAACATCCGGGCAAGTTAATAGCAAGAAAGATTTGAGCCTGTCCTATCTGGCTCAAGATAGCCGTTTTGAATCGGATGATACGATTTATGATGGCATGTTGCGAGTCTTTGAGGATTTGCGTCAGCAAGAAGGGGCCCTTAGGGCCATGGAGATGAAGATGGCTGACCTTTCTGGAGCTGACTTAGACAAGTTGATGCAGGATTATGACCGTCTTTCAGAGGAATTTCGAGCCCAAGGTGGCTTTACCTACGAAGCTGATATTAAGGCTATTCTCAACGGTTTTCAATTTGATGAAAGCACTTGGCAAATGCCCATTTCTGACCTGTCTGGGGGGCAGAATACTCGCCTAGCTCTGGCGAAAATGCTTCTGGAGAAACCTCAGCTGCTGGTTCTGGATGAGCCGACCAACCACTTGGATATTGAGACCATCGCTTGGTTGGAGAATTACCTGGCCAACTATCAGGGAGCCTTGATTATTGTCAGCCACGACCGCTATTTCTTGGACAAGGTGGCCACTGTTACCTATGACTTAACGCCTCATTCGCTGGATCGCTATGTGGGTAATTATTCTAACTTTATGGATGCCAAGGTCCAGAAGTTAGCTAGCCAGGAAAAGGCCTATGAAAAACAAGCCAAGGAAATCGCCAAGCTAGAAGATTTTGTCCAGAGAAATATCGTCCGCGCCTCCACAACCAAGCGGGCCCAGGCCCGTCGTAAGCAGTTGGAAAAAATTGAGCGACTAGATAAGCCTCAAGCTCAGGCTAAATCAGCTCATATGACCTTTCATGCCGACAAGCCTTCTGGCAATGTTGTCCTGACGGTTTCCCAGGCCGCTATCGGCTATGATGGGCAGGTGCTTTCCCAGCCTATTGATTTAGATGTCCGCAAATTTGATGCCATTGCCATTGTCGGTCCCAATGGTATTGGCAAGTCAACCTTGGTCAAATCCATCGTTGGCCAGATTCCTTTTGTTGAGGGTCAAAGCCATTATGGCGCTAATGTTCAGGTCGGCTATTATGACCAGACCCAGTCCAATCTGACAAGGACCAATACGGTTCTGGACGAGCTCTGGAATGATTTTTCGACCACACCAGAGGTGGAAATTCGCAACCGATTGGGGGCCTTTCTCTTCTCAGGTGATGATGTCAAAAAGTCTGTTTCCATGCTTTCTGGAGGGGAAAGGGCTCGACTGCTTTTGGCCAAGCTCTCCATGGAGAATAACAACTTCCTCATTCTGGACGAACCGACCAACCACCTAGATATTGATAGCAAGGAAGTGTTGGAAGATGCCTTGATTGATTTCGATGGGAGTCTGCTCTTTGTCAGCCACGACCGCTATTTTATCAATCGGGTCGCGACTAAGGTCTTGGAAATTTCGCCAAATGGTTCCAAGCTCTATCTGGGTGACTATGATTATTATCTGGAGAAAAAAGCTGAGGAAGAGGCTCTAAGTCAATTGAAGCAGTCAGAGATTTGTCAGACCAGTCAGGAAGAAAAAAACTCCCATCCTGCAAGTCAAGATTACCAGACACAAAAGGCCAATCAAAAGGAAGCCCGTAAGTTGACCCGTCGTATCGAGCAAATTGAGCAGGATCTTGACCAGCTGGAGCAAAAAGAGGCAGAGGTCTCGCAAGCCATGACTCAGACCAATGCTACCGAGGAGTTGATAAAGCTTCAGGCTGAGCTAGATCAACTGACCCACAAACAAGACCAGCTGATGGAGGAGTGGGAAGAAGTCAGCCAGGCCTTGGAAAATCTGCAGTTAGACCAAGTCTAAAATTTAGCAGGGGGCTGTTTCGACTCTCTTTTCAATCTCAAGCAGTTTATCTATCCTTGTGACTGGCTAAGAGACAAAGGGGTGATGATCGAGGCAGCCAGCCTCGCTTTCTTGTTTCAAGGCTCGGGGAAAAACAGTCCACTGGGCTGTCTTTTTAATCTCCAGAAAAATTGTGATTCTGTTAAAGTTTTCTCGCCTTTCCACAAAAAGATGGTCATCTCGAGATTTCAAAAAAGTAGAAACAAGTCGGTCACGAACCTCATCAGTATGATACTAACGAGGTCTTTTTGAGTTTGTGAAAAATCATTCAAAATAGTTCTTGCAATCCTTTTCTTCCTTGATAAAATCAGAAACCGATTGTTTGAAGTTTGTGAAATATTTGGGTAGAATGATGGTGTAACAAGAAAAATTAGGAGGTTACTATGGCAAACTTATCTAAAGACCAATATATAGATTTATACCGGAAGATGGAGCGAATCCGCGAATTTGATATGCGGATTAACAAGCTGGTTCGCCGGGGCTTCGTTCAAGGGATGACCCATTTTTCCGTTGGTGAAGAGGCCGCTAGTGTTGGAGCTATGGCTCCCCTGACCTACGATGATATTATTTTTTCTAATCACAGAGGGCACGGTCAATCCATTGCCAAGGATATGGATTTGAAAGGGATGATGGCTGAGCTGGCTGGTAAGGCGACTGGAGTTTCCAAGGGGCGTGGAGGTTCCATGCACCTAGCTGACTTTGAGAAGGGTAATTATGGGACTAACGGTATCGTTGGTGGTGGCTATGCCTTGGCTGTCGGAGCCGCTCTGACCCAACAGTATAAGAAGACCAACAACATTGTCGTGGCCTTCTCAGGAGATGGGGCGACCAATGAAGGTTCTTTCCACGAGTCTGTCAATCTGGCTTCGGCCTGGCAATTACCTGTGATTTTCTTCATCATCAATAATCGCTATGGTATCTCCATGGACATTACCAAGGCGACCCATACCCCCCATCTTTACACTCGGGCTGATGCTTACGGCATTCCAGGCTACTATGTTCAAGATGGCAATGATGTGATGGCAGTTTACGACCAGATGAAAAAAGTGGTTGCTGATGTCCGAGCTGGTAAAGGTCCTGCCCTGATTGAGGTAGAGTCTTACCGCTGGTTTGGTCATTCAACGGCTGATGCAGGTAAGTATCGTAGCAAGGAAGAAGTGGATACTTGGAAGAAGAAGGATCCCCTGCTTAAGTTTCGTGATTTTGCCCTAAAGGAAACCGACTTGACCGAGGCCGATTTGGACGAAGTTCATGAGCAGGTAGTGGCAGAAATTGATCAGGCCTATGACTTTGCCAAAAACAGTCCAGATCCAGACCTATCCGTCGCTTTTGAAGACATCTGGGTAGATTAGATTAAGCCATAGCCTTCAAAAGCTAGTTAGCTAGAGATTTTTTTCTCAGCCACATAATTTCAGACTTAAAAAAATTTTTAGGGCCCATCCTAGAAACTTGAAAAGGTTCATCCTTAATAACTTAAAGGGTGAAAGTCCTGCTTGAGTAAAGACAAAGGATTTGAGGGCTTCTAAATCAATATAGATATAGATGTTATAGATAAGGAAAGTGTTATGACAGAAACAAAGAAAATGGCCTTGCGGGAAGCCGTCAACCTGGCCATGACAGAAGAGATGCGAAAGGATGATGCCATCTTCCTAATGGGAGAAGATGTCGGAATCTATGGCGGTGATTTTGGGACCTCTGTTGGTATGTTTGAAGAGTTCGGACCTGAGCGCATCAAGGATACACCAATTTCTGAAGCAGCCATCGCTGGTTCGGCAATCGGAGCAGCCATGACAGGTCTGCGCCCTATTGTTGATGTCACCTTTATGGATTTCTTGACCATTGCCATGGATGCCATTGTCAACCAAGGGGCTAAGAATAATTATATGCTTGGTGGTGGGGTTAAGACTCCTGTGACCTTCCGAGTGGCCAGTGGTTCTGGTATTGGATCGGCAGCCCAGCACTCCCAAACCTTGGAAGCCTGGTTGACCCATATTCCAGGAATAAAGGTCGTCGCTCCTGGTGATGTTAATGAAGCCAAGGGGCTTTTGAAATCGGCCATTCAAGATAATAATATCGTTGTCTTTATGGAGCCCAAGGCTCTTTATGGCAAGAAGGCTGAAGTTAGCCTAGATCCTGACTTTTATATTCCCCTGGGTAAGGGAGATATTAAGCGTGAGGGAACTGATCTGACTATTCTTTCTTATGGTCGCATGTTGGAGCGTGTCCTCCAGGCTGCTGATGAGGTCGCTGCTCAGGGCATTTCTGTTGAGGTAGTTGATCCTCGCACTCTTATGCCTCTGGATAAGGAGTTGATTATCAATTCGGTCAAGAAGACTGGTAAGTTGATGCTGGTCAATGACGCCTATAAGACAGGTGGTTTCATTGGGGAAATTGCAGCCATGGTCACGGAAAGCGAAGCCTTTGATTATCTTGATCACCCCATTGTTCGCTTAGCCAGTGAAGACGTACCTGTTCCTTATGCTAGAGTTTTGGAACAAGCTATTTTACCAGATGTCGAAAAAATCAAGGCTAGCATTATTAAAATGGTCAACAAAGGCAATTGATAATGATTGAGAATTTGATTAGACAAGATAAGCTATAAAGGGCTTAACCGCCGCAAAAAAGAATAGAAAGGGACAGAAAACTTCTGGTTTTCTGAGACTTTCAACTTTTTGTCGGCTCAAGTCCTATTCAGTTAGAAAGGGATAAGGAAGCCTCAGTCTAACTTGCCACCATTGTACTGGCAAACTGGCTGAAGTTCTAAGAAGATATTATGGCAGTAGAAATCATTATGCCCAAACTCGGTGTTGATATGTCAGAAGGCGAAATCATCGAGTGGAAAAAAGAGGAGGGCGATGGTGTTCAAGAAGGCGACATCCTGCTGGAAATCATGTCCGATAAAACCAATATGGAATTGGAAGCAGAAGCCTCAGGAATACTTTTAAAGATTGTCCATCCTGCTGGCGATACTGTTCCTGTAACCGAGGTTATCGGCTATATTGGCGAGCAGGGAGAGGTCGTTGAAGATCTAGCACCAGCCCCAAAAGAAAACAAGGCAGAAACACCAGCAAGCACCGGCGCTTCAACACCGAGTCCTGAGCCTGTGTCAGCAAGTGCCCAGACCCAAGTGGTGCCTGAACTACAAGAATCGGGCAAGATTAGAGCGACCCCAGCAGCCCGAAAATTGGCCTGCGATTTAGGTTTAGATTTGAGTCAAATTTCTGGTACAGGTCCCAAGGGTCGCATCCACCGTGAAGACGTTGAAAATTATCGGATTGCCCAACCTAAGGTGACTCCTCTGGCTCGCAAGATGGCTTTAGATTTGGGAATTGACCTGAGTCAGGTCAAGGGAAGTGGTGCCTTTGGAAAAATTACCAAGGAAGACATTTTGGCTCTCAGTCAACCTCAAACCAGTCAATCTCAAGAGGACCTTCCAGAGCCAGCTCCTCTGCCAGAGGGTGTAGAAATTAAGCCTATGTCGGCCATGCGCAAGGCCATTGCCAAGGGAATGACCAAGTCCTATCTGACAGCACCAACCTTCACGCTCAACTATGACATTGACATGACCAACCTGATAGCCCTACGTAAGCAGGTCATTGATCCCATCATGGATAAGACAGGCTTCAAGGTGACCTTTACCGATTTGATCGGTCTAGCAGTCGTTAGAACCTTGATGAAGCCTGAGCATGAGTATCTCAATGCTTCCCTCATCAATGATGCCAAGGATATTGAGCTTCACCGCTTTGTTAATCTGGGTATCGCTGTTGGTTTGGATGATGGCCTGATTGTTCCAGTAGTTCAGGGGGCTGACCAAATGAGCCTGTCAGAGTTTGTCGTAGCCTCCAAGACTGTTATCAAAAAGGCTCAAACTGGTAAGTTAAAAGCAGCTGAAATGTCAGGTTCGACCTTTTCCATCACCAATCTGGGAATGTTTGGCACCAAGTCCTTCAATCCCATTATCAATCAGCCTAACTCAGCAATTCTGGGTGTCTGCGCTACGGTGCAAACGCCGACAGTTCTTGATGGGGAAATTACCATTAGGCCCATCATGCAACTCTGCTTGACCATTGACCACCGAATTGTTGATGGGATGAATGGAGCTAAGTTTATGGTAGACCTCAAGCACCTTCTAGAAAATCCAATGGAATTGCTGATTTGGTAGCAGGGGAACCTGATAAATTTGAAAATTAAGAATGAAAGAAAGGAAAAGGACGGAAAGGAAGCTTATCGCATTTGTAACTGAACCCGAGCGGAAAGTTCGGAAAAAGTAAATCGTTTAATAATCGAGGTTTTTGACGATTTCCTATTTATAGTTGCTTTCTTTTCGCTTTTGGTATCTAAAAAATGGCAGTAGAAATTATTATGCCCAAACTCGGTGTTGATATGTCCGAGGGCGAAATCATCGAGTGGAAAAAACAGGAAGGAGACAGCGTCCAAGAAGGGGACATCCTCCTGGAAATTATGTCTGACAAGACCAATATGGAATTGGAAGCTGAGGAGTCTGGTGTCCTTCTGAAAATCCTTCACCCAGCTGGTGATACTGTCCCTGTTACCCAGGTCATCGGTTATATTGGGGCTCAGGGAGAAGTAGTGGATGAGGCTTCCACCAGACAGGCTTCTGCTGAGTCCAGTCAAGTCGCTCAAGTCAGGGCTGACTTGCAAGCAGCTGGGCTTCAAGTTCCGCCGGCATCAGGTACAAAGGAAACTAGTCAAGCAGTAGCAGACAAACCTGCCCTAGCTGAAGATGAATACGACATGGTCGTTGTCGGTGGCGGTCCTGCTGGCTACTACGCTGCAATTCGGGGCGCCCAATTGGGGGCCAATGTAGCCATTGTCGAGAAGTCAGAGTTTGGCGGAACCTGCCTCAATAAAGGATGTATTCCAACCAAGACCTACCTCAAGAATGCTGAGATTCTTGATGACCTGAAAATTGCTGCTGGCCGCGGTATCAATCTGGCTTCAACCAACTACAGTATTGACATGGACAAGACGGTTGATTTCAAAAATTCCGTTGTTAAGACCCTGACCAATGGGGTGAGAGGTTTGCTCAAGGCCAATAAGGTAGCTATTTTCAACGGCCTAGGAACTGTCAATCCCGACAAGACTGTCTCAATCGGCTCTACGACCATTAAGGGCCACAGTATTATTTTAGCGACCGGTTCTAAGGCTTCTAGGATTAACATTCCTGGCATTAACTCCTCTCTGGTCATGACTTCTGATGATATCCTTGATATGCGAGAACTTCCTAAAACCCTGGCTGTTATGGGGGGCGGTGTTGTCGGAATTGAACTGGGCTTGGTTTTTGCCTCCTACGGCGTTCAAGTTACGGTTGTCGAAATGGCCGACCGAATTATTCCGGCCATGGACCAAGAGGTCTCCAAGGAGTTAGAAAAAATCCTGACCAAGAAGGGCATGATTATCAAGACCCAAGTAGGCGTGGCCGAAATCGTCGAAGCTAATAATCAGTTGACCCTCAAACTCAATGATGGCCAAGAAGTTATTGCTGAACGCGCCCTTCTCTCTATCGG harbors:
- a CDS encoding TIGR02206 family membrane protein codes for the protein MNARFWQHFFTTQQTQVPTISGFWYGMILLDLFFFIWLTVRYHKRLGFIRLFKGIQLLQLLSLYGWYISCQIPLMNSLPFYHCRLAMIGLVFLPDRWPFKQYVAIMGFSGAFFALGYPVMDPYAFSHITGLSFLVGHFALLVNSLVYLLNHFQKDHLSLLKIISYTFILDLFMLGVNHLTGGNYGILRETPFIDNSNVWFNYLVVSSVLSLALVLTELGFRRLKRA
- a CDS encoding ribonuclease J, with translation MSDIKIIALGGVRENGKNLYLAEINESIFVLDAGLKYPENEQLGVDVVIPNMDYLIENRDRVQGVFLTHGHADAIGALPYLLQDVRVPVFGSELTIELAKLVVKNNSQVKKFNNFHVVDAQTEIEFKDAVVSFFSTTHSIPESLGIVLGTDQGNIVYTGDFKFDQAASLGYQTDYGRLAEIGRDGVLALLADSANADSKVQVASEAEVGEEMDDVISDAQGRIIVAAVASNLSRIQQVFDAAAKYGRRVVLTGFDVENIVRTAIRLKKLSIADEKLIVKPKDMNRFEDHELIILEAGRMGEPIEGLRKMAIGRHRYVEIKDGDLVYIVTTPSVAKEAVVARVENMIYKASGSVKLITQNLRVSGHANGRDLQLLMNILSPKYLFPIQGEYRELQAHADLAEEIGMLPENIYIMKRGDIMVLSDQGFLHEGGVPASDVMIDGNAIGDVGNIVLRDRKILSEDGIFIVVITVNKKKRTIVSKAKVHTRGFVYVRKSRDILRESADLVNKTVADYLATEGFDWGELKGSVRDELGKFLFDQTKRRPAVLPVIMEVR
- a CDS encoding alpha/beta hydrolase, whose translation is MAFFQIEYHSKVLGFERQANVIYPDSFELTQPEADSQDIPVLYLLHGMGGNQNSWQKRTSIERLLRHTNLIVVMPSSDLAWYTNTNYGLRYFDAIAKELPQVMRRFFPNMTTKREKTYIAGLSMGGYGAYKIALLTNQYGYAGSFSGALKLDVANLKDNVDANLEYWQGVFGDLEAEDIDKYQLSSMVVEHDRQTKFFAWCGQEDSLFPLNEEAIADFKKQGLDVTYSSSPGRHEWYYWEKQLEAFLRWLPLDYHEEERLS
- a CDS encoding matrixin family metalloprotease, with protein sequence MRSFFKLLWAIPKAILSFAWHFFWGFIRTLAVFALIIFALAWYANHSQSPLAQTVRTGLANVTSQFSPKENLRQNLKKLVTDAASDHQGQGARWQTNSATVYIASTDSTFVSAYQEAITAWNNTGAFTLNLVSDKESANIILTNQSDNSSQAAGETKTTTDALTNRITHADVYLNSYYLLNDAYGYSQERIVNTAEHELGHAMGLDHNDSQASVMQSAGSYYSIQATDIAALQKLYAN
- a CDS encoding ABC-F family ATP-binding cassette domain-containing protein produces the protein MIILQGNKIERSFSGDVLFDNINIQVDERDRIALVGRNGAGKSTLLKILVGEEAPTSGQVNSKKDLSLSYLAQDSRFESDDTIYDGMLRVFEDLRQQEGALRAMEMKMADLSGADLDKLMQDYDRLSEEFRAQGGFTYEADIKAILNGFQFDESTWQMPISDLSGGQNTRLALAKMLLEKPQLLVLDEPTNHLDIETIAWLENYLANYQGALIIVSHDRYFLDKVATVTYDLTPHSLDRYVGNYSNFMDAKVQKLASQEKAYEKQAKEIAKLEDFVQRNIVRASTTKRAQARRKQLEKIERLDKPQAQAKSAHMTFHADKPSGNVVLTVSQAAIGYDGQVLSQPIDLDVRKFDAIAIVGPNGIGKSTLVKSIVGQIPFVEGQSHYGANVQVGYYDQTQSNLTRTNTVLDELWNDFSTTPEVEIRNRLGAFLFSGDDVKKSVSMLSGGERARLLLAKLSMENNNFLILDEPTNHLDIDSKEVLEDALIDFDGSLLFVSHDRYFINRVATKVLEISPNGSKLYLGDYDYYLEKKAEEEALSQLKQSEICQTSQEEKNSHPASQDYQTQKANQKEARKLTRRIEQIEQDLDQLEQKEAEVSQAMTQTNATEELIKLQAELDQLTHKQDQLMEEWEEVSQALENLQLDQV
- a CDS encoding thiamine pyrophosphate-dependent dehydrogenase E1 component subunit alpha; this translates as MANLSKDQYIDLYRKMERIREFDMRINKLVRRGFVQGMTHFSVGEEAASVGAMAPLTYDDIIFSNHRGHGQSIAKDMDLKGMMAELAGKATGVSKGRGGSMHLADFEKGNYGTNGIVGGGYALAVGAALTQQYKKTNNIVVAFSGDGATNEGSFHESVNLASAWQLPVIFFIINNRYGISMDITKATHTPHLYTRADAYGIPGYYVQDGNDVMAVYDQMKKVVADVRAGKGPALIEVESYRWFGHSTADAGKYRSKEEVDTWKKKDPLLKFRDFALKETDLTEADLDEVHEQVVAEIDQAYDFAKNSPDPDLSVAFEDIWVD
- a CDS encoding alpha-ketoacid dehydrogenase subunit beta produces the protein MTETKKMALREAVNLAMTEEMRKDDAIFLMGEDVGIYGGDFGTSVGMFEEFGPERIKDTPISEAAIAGSAIGAAMTGLRPIVDVTFMDFLTIAMDAIVNQGAKNNYMLGGGVKTPVTFRVASGSGIGSAAQHSQTLEAWLTHIPGIKVVAPGDVNEAKGLLKSAIQDNNIVVFMEPKALYGKKAEVSLDPDFYIPLGKGDIKREGTDLTILSYGRMLERVLQAADEVAAQGISVEVVDPRTLMPLDKELIINSVKKTGKLMLVNDAYKTGGFIGEIAAMVTESEAFDYLDHPIVRLASEDVPVPYARVLEQAILPDVEKIKASIIKMVNKGN
- the lpdA gene encoding dihydrolipoyl dehydrogenase, encoding MAVEIIMPKLGVDMSEGEIIEWKKQEGDSVQEGDILLEIMSDKTNMELEAEESGVLLKILHPAGDTVPVTQVIGYIGAQGEVVDEASTRQASAESSQVAQVRADLQAAGLQVPPASGTKETSQAVADKPALAEDEYDMVVVGGGPAGYYAAIRGAQLGANVAIVEKSEFGGTCLNKGCIPTKTYLKNAEILDDLKIAAGRGINLASTNYSIDMDKTVDFKNSVVKTLTNGVRGLLKANKVAIFNGLGTVNPDKTVSIGSTTIKGHSIILATGSKASRINIPGINSSLVMTSDDILDMRELPKTLAVMGGGVVGIELGLVFASYGVQVTVVEMADRIIPAMDQEVSKELEKILTKKGMIIKTQVGVAEIVEANNQLTLKLNDGQEVIAERALLSIGRVPQLNGLENLNLDLDRGRIKVNDYQETSIPGIYAPGDVNGRRMLAHAAYRMGEVAAENAVWGNVRKAHLDYTPAAVYTHPEVAMCGLTEDAARQKYGSVLIGKVSFTGNGRALASNEAQGFVKVIADSKYHEILGVHIIGPSAAEMINEAATIMENELTVDELLLSIHGHPTFSEVLYEAFADVLGEAIHNPPKRK